The following coding sequences are from one Eucalyptus grandis isolate ANBG69807.140 chromosome 11, ASM1654582v1, whole genome shotgun sequence window:
- the LOC104424432 gene encoding silicon efflux transporter LSI2, whose product MTALVKVILGSIAFAVFWFLAVFPAVPFLPIGRTAGSLLGALLMVVFQILDPGDAYNAVDLQILALLFSTMVVSVYLERADMFQYLGKFLSWKSNGVKDLICRICLVSAVSSALFTNDTSCMVLTEFVLKIARQKNLPPYPLLLALASSANIGSSATLIGNPQNLVIAIESGLFSFGSFMEGMLPAMIVGLVLNAFILLVMFWKVLSIQNEDEEDVNLRRLLPATMSHLPSNMNENRNVGHADTQGLESRVSSDEHETTHLIVHEMSECDVVPNTWTKWRRILWKTCVYLVMVGMLVSLLMDFNMSWTATGAALALIVLGFEDAGPSLEKVSYSLLVFFCGMFITVEGFEKTGIPSLLWDYAERYAEVTSAKGIAILALVILVLSNSLSNVPTVLLLGARLTGSRASMSLDDLKKAWLILAWVSTVSGNLTLLGSAANLIVCEQARRSPHLAYNLSFWRHLKFGVPSTIVVTVVGLTLIS is encoded by the exons ATGACTGCTTTGGTCAAAGTGATTCTTGGCTCAATAGCCTTTGCAGTCTTCTGGTTCCTGGCTGTTTTTCCAGCTGTTCCATTTCTTCCCATAGGACGAACTGCAGGTTCGCTTCTTGGAGCTCTATTAATGGTGGTCTTTCAAATTCTAGACCCGGGCGATGCTTATAATGCAGTAGACCTACAAATACTTGCTCTTCTCTTTAGCACTATGGTGGTAAGTGTGTACCTTGAAAGAGCAGACATGTTCCAATACTTGGGAAAGTTTCTCTCGTGGAAGAGCAACGGCGTGAAGGACTTGATATGCCGAATCTGCCTGGTTTCGGCTGTTTCGAGCGCTCTCTTCACCAACGACACTTCATGCATGGTCTTGACCGAGTTTGTGCTCAAGATTGCTAGGCAAAAGAACCTCCCGCCCTATCCACTTTTGCTAGCGCTCGCTTCGAGTGCGAATATTGGGTCGTCAGCAACTCTGATAGGGAACCCTCAAAACTTGGTGATCGCCATCGAGAGTGGGTTGTTCAGTTTTGGGAGCTTCATGGAAGGCATGCTTCCGGCAATGATTGTGGGGCTcgtgttgaatgcattcatcctctTGGTTATGTTTTGGAAAGTGTTATCCATTCAAAACGAGGACGAGGAAGATGTGAATTTACGTAGGCTTTTGCCCGCCACCATGTCACACTTACCCTCAAACATGAATGAGAATAGGAATGTGGGACACGCAGACACACAAGGTCTCGAGAGCCGAGTGTCTTCGGACGAGCATGAAACGACGCATCTGATCGTCCATGAGATGTCCGAGTGTGACGTAGTACCGAACACATGGACGAAATGGAGGAGGATATTGTGGAAGACCTGTGTGTATTTGGTCATGGTAGGAATGTTGGTTTCTCTGTTAATGGATTTCAATATGTCCTGGACGGCGACTGGCGCAGCTCTTGCCCTAATCGTTCTTGGTTTCGAGGACGCTGGACCATCCCTAGAGAAG gTTTCGTATTCCCTCTTGGTGTTCTTTTGCGGGATGTTCATCACCGTTGAAGGATTCGAGAAAACTGGGATCCCATCTTTGCTTTGGGATTATGCGGAGAGATATGCGGAGGTCACGAGTGCAAAAGGCATCGCCATTCTTGCCCTTGTCATCCTTGTTCTCTCCAATTCCCTCTCGAATGTCCCAACTG TCTTATTGCTGGGGGCAAGGTTAACAGGTTCAAGAGCTTCCATGTCACTAGACGACCTCAAGAAGGCATGGCTGATTCTGGCTTGGGTCAGTACCGTGTCCGGAAACCTCACGCTTCTGGGCTCGGCCGCCAACTTGATTGTGTGTGAGCAGGCCCGGCGCTCGCCTCATCTCGCTTacaacttaagcttttggaGGCACCTCAAGTTCGGAGTCCCATCCACGATTGTAGTGACTGTCGTCGGTTTAACACTTATTAGTTAA